GGTTTTGTGCAGGTTCCAGGTCAGGAGCCGGAAGGGGTTCGGCAAGGCCTGGCCGAGCTGTGTCGAGGACAAGTCATGTGAAATGGGGGTCAGCTTGGGTTTGTACATGCGTTGGAAGCCTGCCGGTGAAATCGAAGAATCTTATGTCCGATTATAGAATAGTGACCAGGCCTGGTGAAAACTTTTATAGCCATTGCGTGATTTCGCCAGGCCTGGGCGTTTGTCGGAATGGCGTTGTGCAGGCTTAGTTTATTCGCTCAACCCATTCGATCAAGATTCACGCCCCGGGTTTCAATGCGGTAATGCCAAGTAACCCAAGCGCCGAGCAAAGACGTTCCGGCCAGAATGTAAAGCAAGGTCGCGGTGCCGATGTCGGCCAGTAGAATCGGGAATAAAAACGCCGTGCTGACCGCGCCGATTTTGGCAAAGGAGGCCGAAAAACCGGCACCAATTCCACGAATGCGGGTCGGAAAGACTTCACCGGCAATCAGATAGGTTTGTGCATTCGGGCCGAGGTTGGTCATGAAATTGAACAGCATGAAGCCGACGAATATCAGCAACAGTTTCGAGTCGCCCGATAAGCTTTGTGAGAAGGCGACCAGAATCAGGCCGATGGCGCAGCCGATGAAGCCGATAATCTGCAACTTGATGCGACCGACGACATCGGTCAGGAAAATGGCAAACAGCATGCCGATAATCAAGAGCACATCCAAAAAGGCCGCATGTTTGGCGCTTTGCAGGGTGTTTTCCACCAAATCGGCGATATTGCGGTCGTCTCCGACGGTGTTGTGACCGAAGGTGGCGGTGAGGATAATCGGTGTGAAAATACCGATGCCATAGGTTCCCAAATCCTGTAAGAACCACGGCACTGATGCGAAAATGGTGGCGCGGCGGTGTTTTTTCTTAAACAGTTTGGAGAAAGGCGACTTGCTTTTGACGCCTTCTTCTTCCGGTTCTGCAGACGGGTGGCGGCTTAAGGTGATGCTGTGCGGGTATTGCGGTGTGCGTTGCAACAGACGCCCGAGTTCATGTTCGGCTTGCGCCATATGACCTTGTTCCAACAGCCAGTGGGGCGATTCATTGATAAAGAAACGCCCGACGATGACCAGCAGCGCGGGAATGATCGCCACGGCATACATCCAACGCCAAGCTTCGACTTCCGGGTTGAGGTAAAGCACCAAAAAACCGATGATGGTGCCGACCAGCGCGCCAACGGCCTGGAATCCAAAGGCACCCAACACCAAGCGACCGCGCGTTCGGCTGGGAATACTTTCCGAAATCACCAAATGCGCGGTGGGGTAATCGCAGCCCAATGCCAGCCCGGCGCCGAACAGTGCAATGGCTAGGAAAATAAAGCTGGGGCTGATGGTGAGGGCGGCCAGAAAGAACACGAACAACACCAGCTCGATAATAAACAGTTTCTTACGCCCATATTTATCCGACAAACCGCCCAGCGTGGTGGCGCCGACCAGAATGCCAAACAGAATCGCAGCGCCGATAACCCCTTTTTCCAGCGCCCCCAAATCGAATTCCTGAACAATCAACGGTAAGGCGACGCCGGTCATGAACACCACCATGCCTTCGAAAAATTTGCCGGCGGTGGCGAGCATCCAAATGCGCCATTGCATTTGTGTCATGGGCGACATACGGACTTGCGTGCCGTCCGCCCAAATCGGCGATTCGTCAATGTAATCTTGCGGTGTGCGTTGTGGCATTTTGGTTGCGTGTGTCATCGGTATCGTCTTTTAGAGATAAAGGGTAGAGTTCATGATGGGTTTCATGATAGGCGAACTGAGGCCGAGCAATATAACGGTTTCCTTACGTTTTTTTGACGTTCTGTTTTTCCGGTTTTGGGGCGTTTATCGGTGGCTGGAATTTAAAACATAGAATTTATGGGGTTTGGTATACTGCGAACAAGCTTAAGTGAAAAATCGTACTCATGATAAGCCGCCTTTACGTTGCTCTTTAGCGCTTCTTTGAATCGGGCGTTGTCGCTCATAACGAACCCATAAATTTTTTCGGCATGAAACCAGACGAACATTCTCAAAGTCTTCTTACCCTGAGCTTATTGGCGATTCTCATCGGCATTATGGGCGGTATTGCGTCCTGGGGCTTTCGTATGTTGATCGGTCTGATTCACAATTTCCTGTTCCTGGGTGAATTCTCACCGTATTACGATGCGAATGTGCACACTGCGGCCAGCCCGTGGGGTGTATGGATTATTCTTGCGCCGATGTTGGGTGCATTGGTGGTGGCCTGGTTGGTGAAAAATTTCGCGCCGGAAGCCAAAGGTCACGGCGTGCCCGAGGTGATTTACAGCATTCATTATGAAGGCGGCAAAATTCGGCCGGTGGTGGCGATTGTTAAATCGCTTGCGTCGTCCATTTCCATCGGCAGTGGCGGTTCCGTCGGGCGGGAGGGGCCGATTATCCAAATTGGGGCGGCGTTTGCCTCGGCGGTCGCGCAATGGGTGACCTTGCCGGTGCATCAGCGCGTCACCTTAGTGGCGGCGGGCGCGGCCGCCGGAATTGCCGCCACCTTTAACGCGCCTTTGGGCGGCATCGTCTTTGCCGTGGAATTATTGCTGGTGTCGATCAGTGCCACGACATTACTGCCGGTTGCGTTGGCCGTGGTGGTGGCGACGCACACCGGACGATTCCTGCTGGGCATGACCCCGGCGTTTGATATTCCGGCACTGCAAATGCCGACATTCGAGCAGGTGCCGTTTGGCGAGTTGATGATTTTCATTCCGTTCGGTTTGCTGATGGGTGTGGTGTCGGCGTTCTTCGTGCGTGGCATCTATTGGGCGGAAGACCGTTTCGACAGTATGCCGGGCAATTATTACACCCGCCATGTCACCGGGATGTTTTTCGTCGGGGTGATTTTCTATCTGTTCCAGCATTTCAGCGGCCATTATTATGTGCAAGGTGTAGGGTATGCGACCATTACCGATCTTCTGAACGGCACGCTCGGGAACCCTTGGTTTTTGTTATTGCTGTTCGCGGCTAAGATGCTGGCGACGTTTTTGACCTTGGGGTCGGGCGCATCGGGTGGGGTGTTTTCACCGGCATTCTTTCTCGGCGGCACGCTGGGCGCGGCTATTGGCCAGTTTGCGCAGATGTTGTTCCCGGAACTGTCGATTGAACCGGCGGCGTTTGCGCTGGCAGGCATGGTGGCGATGGTCGGCAGTGCGACCGGCGCGGTGATTACCGCAACGGTCATGACGTTTGAGATGACGCGCGATTACAATGCCATTTTGCCGATTATCCTCAGTGCGGTCACCGCCTATGCCGTGCGCAAACGTTTGTCGCCTGAAAGTATTTATACCTTGAAGTTGATCCGACGCGGCCAGCCGGTGCCGGAAGGCTTGCAAGCCGCCATCGATGTGGCGCGGCAGGTTCGGGACGTGATGACGCCACAATTTCGGGTGGTGTCCGACGGCGACACGGCTCAAGCCTCGCCGCAAATCGGATTACAGTTTCAAGGCAATCGTATTCAAGGCGTGATTCCGCCACAAGTCACTTTGCCGACGGACGCGTCTCCGCAACCTTATGTTGTCGTCTCGCCAAATGAAGGGCTGGTGGAAGCCATGCACCGTATGAATCTGGCGGAAGTGGATTATGCTTTGGTCAGCGACAGTGCCGAACCCTACAGCGTGGAAAGTATCATCGGCATTCTCAGTGCCGATGACATTGCCCGTGCCTCACGGAAGACGGCGGATTTATTGCGCTGACAGGTTTTTCAGAGCGTCACACTAGAGAATCGGCGCGAAAATCCGGGTGAAGTTTTCAAACAGGCGACGTCCACGGCTGGCGGACAGTCGGTAAGGCTGGCTGTTCTCGATTAATTCCGCAACCCATTGCCAGGTTTGCTCAATCAAGTCTTCCCCATAAACCCAGTTGGCCAGTTCGTGGTTGATGAACAGTGAACGATAATCCAAGTTGGCGGTGCCGAACATCAGCGCTTTTCGATCCACTAGCACCAGCTTGGCGTGCAGCATTTTCCCTTTGTAGAAATGCAGCGTCCCGCCGGCCTCGCAAAGTTCGCGCATATACGAACTGCGGCCGAGGTCGAAAATCAAATGGTCGGATTTCTCCGGCGTCACCAGCGTGACCCGCACACCGCGTTTAATCGCAATCATCAAGGCGTTCATCACCGAGCTGTCCGGAATGAAATAGGGCGAGACGATGAGAATGTCGTCTTCCGCGGCATACAGTCCTTGCAGTAAGGATTCGAACAACGCATCTTTGTGGATGTCCGGCCCGGACGGGATGGCTTGCACCAATTCGCCTTGCGCCTCGTGTTTCGGCCATTGATTCGGCAGCGGCAGTTTTTCTTCGGTGGTGTAAAACCAATCTTCATTGAAAACAATGTGATAGTGCGCCAGCACCGGGCCTTCCATGCGGAACAGCAAATCCTTCCAGCGGTCATTGATCGGTTTGTCGGCCTCGGTGCCGAGATAGTCGTTGGACAGATTCATGCCGCCGGTGAAACCGATGTGGTGGTCGAACAGATAGATTTTACGGTGGTTTCGTAAGTTCACCTGGCTATTGAACAGGTTTTTGAACACCGGTTGAAAAAAGGCATAGTGGCCGCCGGCATCGGTCAAGGCTTGAAGCGCTTTGGGGTTGCGGTAGAGCGCGAAGGAGCCGATGGAATCCATCAGCAAGCGTACTTCCACGCCTTGCCTGGCTTTTTCGATCAGGGCATCAAGAATGCGCTGGCCGGTGGCGTCCAGTTCGAGAATGTAGGTTTCGATGTGAATGCATTGTTGGGCATTTTGCAAAGCGTGCATAAAGCGTTCGAAGGTGCGGCAGGAATCGTCGAAAAACTCGACCCGATTATGGCGAGTGGTGCTGGCGATTTGGTCGGCAATCAACAAGCGGTCGATTTGACGGGCCAGACGGTTATCGCCGGGCAGAATCGTGTCATTATCGGTGTTGGCCGGAATGATGATGTTCGGTTTATTGCGCTTGTAAAGGACTTTTCGGGAACCGAAAATCAGGTAAAGGAACACGCCGAGGTAGGGCAGCAGTAATAACGTCAGCAGCCAGACGGTGAGGTTTTGCGGGGAACGCCGTTGGTAAAGCATGTGCACCACGGCCGACAGCACCAGAAAGATGTAGACAAAATAGAAGAGCACCCAAAACTGTTGTAATTCAATTTGCATAGTCGGACGGCATTCGTTGCGATGTCGGTTAGCATACCGTCTTCTCTCCCGGATGAAAAGCTTTTCGGCGGTGTTGTAAAATTCGATATGTATTAAAGTATATTTTGATAAACTGTGCCGATGTCGCAAGGTTGGTTTGCGCAGGAGCAAGTGGCTTTAGGCCACACAATAAACGAGGAGAAATGAAAACGATGTTGTTTCAAAAAGGTATGAAAGCGGCGGGTGTCGCCGTGTTATTGATGGGCATGATGGCGGTAAACGCCGTATCGGCTGCAGATGAAAAAGGCGAGATGAGCAAGGTACTGACCGTGAGCGGCGCGGTGAAAAAACCGTTGACGCTCAGCTTGAAGGATTTGCAGGCCATGAAGCAATCCAAACAGGTAAAGGATATCGCCATCGTCTGCCAAAGCGGAGCCAATAAAGGGCAAATGGAAAGCCTGACCGGCGTGCCGTTGAAAACGATTTTGCTGGAAGCCGGGTTGAATGTGAGCCATCCGAAAGACTTCCGTAAACTCGCCATTATCGCCAAGGCCACCGACCCTTATTGGGTGACCTATTCCTGGGGCGAAATCTTTAACCGTCAGGACGGCGATGGCGTGATGGTGTATTACGCCCGTGACGGAAAGCTGTTGGACGAAAAAGAAGGCCAGTTCGCCTTGATGCCCACCGGCGATGCTCGCACCGGCGCACGTCAGGTGAAATGGCTAACCCATATCGAAGTCCGAAAGCTGGAACCTTAAGATACAACTTTCGAACAGCTAATTAAGTAAGCTGTTCGAGACTTTCAAAAACGCCCAGGCCTGGTTAAATTAATTGAAGAATAATTATATGTATTCATCATACAGTGATGGGTTGCTATATTTTTTTAATTATTAAGATCGTTTAAGTTAGTATATTTACATAAATAACGAAACGATGGTTTTGACGGGAAAAAGTTCAGTACCAAATAAACGGTCAATTTAACGGGGTGATGATAATAGATTGGCTGGTGAATCCGCCTGCAGCAACCTAACAAGCCAATCAACCTGACGTGTTCCACGCCCCAAAAATTAAAATTTTTAGCGCGCGAAGCCACGCAGGTTATCGCCATCCCGTTATGCAATATAGAGTCATAAAAGGAATGTGTTCACTTAATGAAAGTGGGTTATGAAGAAAAGACTTATGAAATCTATTTCAATAATGAATTAGATTCAAGGTCATCTATGTACTTCCCTCCTGGTCAAGTTTTAGAAGGTTTATTAGGGTTCGATGCTGCCGCAAACTCTCGAAACCGAAATCTTTGGAGAATATTTGGGCATCCATTTTGGTTTTGGCCTCACTTTTCAGGAGTTAATCTTTTTGATATAGCGGAAGAACTAGAAGTTGAGATTGAAACATTTACAAATAGAATTCCACAAATAAATGCAAACTTATTACTGCAGTATAAGAGACCTGTTTTTATTACTACTTCAAGTGGTGGTGAATGGCATCATTGGAATGAGCCATACTATAGATATTCAATTGACAAAGATCAGCATGACCTTCTTAATAAAATTGAGGAATCTTTTGGTAATCAAGCACTAGTTTTATATGCTTCTCCAGCCATACGTAGTTTAGATGAATTAGTTTCAGCAAAGCAGAATAAAGAAATTATAGAAAAATCTAATTTTCAAAAACCTTCAGGCTTAGGCAATCACAGAAAAAACACCTATACTCAGGCTGGTATGTATTCCATCGCATGTAGTGAACCTGAAGAACTAAAAAATTTCAATTTAATCTCTGAACTTGAGCGTTTAGATGGAAGTCATAATTTTTCTAATACTCAATTTGTTATTAACACAAGTCAGATTATCGAGGAAGTTATGGCAAGTTCAACAAGTTATAAAAAGCTAATTTCAGAATATGCTGAACTTAAAAAGTTTAAACTTATTTATTCATTTTTAATAATGAAAGTTTTCCGTGAGACTACAGGAATTCAATGGTCATTGAGTATTAAGGCATAACAGCACACCCAGCCCGACTGCGCTAACGCGCAGCCGGTTAGCTTAAACGTTATGTTTGAAGGAGTTAACGTGCACGATATGTACATCTCAGCTGAAGAGCTACAAGAGTGGTTAAATGAGAGCAAATCTGTTGGTAAACACTTACTTCAGGGATACCGTGGTGCTATTTCAAATATGACTAATGACATTGTTTCTGATCCGCGTAGTGCAAATAACTCTCATATAGTTAACAGCGATTTTTCTCTAAATCCTAAGTATATGATGGGATTTACTCCTTACCCCTCCCAATCAAAATTTATTCTTTCATGTTTGTATGTTTTTCCAGAGCATAGGGGGATTGGTTTGGGGACACATCTGATTTATACAGCACAACAGTTGGTAAAAGATAAAGCCTTTATTCAGGTCGCAGTTGAAGAAAAACAAATTGAGTTTCTTGGTCCTTTTTACAAAAAGCAAGGCTTTAAAACTACTGGTGACAGAATCAAAGATCCTGCTGGAATGGTCTATCAAGATTATTTCTGGGCGAGTTTTCCATTAAAACTAGAACGAGTCGGTAGAACAATTATAGTTCGTTGGTAAAAACAATAAACACAACAAGGTGCTATACCCGATCGCAAGCGGTCGGTCTAGCAATGCAATCAACCAGACGTGTTTCGCCTCCAAGAAATTAAAATTTTAGCTCGCGAAGCCACGTAGGTTATCGCCACTAAGTGTTCAAACCACCAACAACCTCAATCAGGTAAAAGGAGAAGACAATGGAGATACAAGAAAATGAGACAAAAACTGAAGCTTTTGAGGCAGATCTCAGCTTTAAGAGTTTTACCGTAGACGTGAATGCCAAATCGGGCTGGAAGGATACAGGAATAGAAGTTCGAGAAGGAGAAATTATACGTATGGAATGGTATTCAGGCACTTGGCGAGGAGATGTCGGTATGACTAACTGTCCAAAACACGGCCCAGCAGGTCCAACCTGTGATGCTTATACCGCCCTCGCAGGATACCCTCTGCCTGGAGTGGTAGAAGATTCTCTCGTTGGTAAAGTAGGAAACGATGTGTTTTTTGTTGGTGAGCAACTTAGAAAAATATCGAGGACAAATGGGCGTCTTCATTTAACTATCAACGATACAGGGCATCATGATAATGATGGCGTCATTACTATGAAAGTATCTATTGGGCGAAGATAGGAATAACAAGGCAAATGAACTTGGGCGCCAAGAAGCACCGCTTCTTGGCGCCGGAGATTTGCGGCGTATTTCAAAGGAAGAGTTGTGCCGGATTCAGAAATAGCCGATACGATTGAAGCCTACCTGCAGGCAAGAAAGCAGTTAATAAAGATGGGCGAAAAGTATCCTGAAAGGATATCTGGCAATGACAATATGATTGGGCGAATCGGGGAGTTCATTGCGCTGAGATTTTTAGAGAGTTTAGGTCAAAGGCCTAAAAAGGTAACTGGAAAATCAAATCCAGGATACGATTTAGAAGATGGTACTATTCTTACTCAAGTAAAAGTGATAACTGATGAAAATGTAAAAGGTCGGAATGTCAGGTTAAAAAAGCCTTGGAACCAACTTATATTAATAGAGCTTGGTGAGCACTACAAACCAATCAGAATAGGTCAGCTGACCGAGAGAGAACACAACAAGGCGCTTGAAGAAAACGCAACTTGGAGCAATCAGCCAACAGTAAAGTTAACAATGCTTAGCGATAAAGGGATGATTGGTAAATACGGCAAGGTATATGCGGCAGAAGAAATTGAAATATAACGATCCGCAGTAGTCGCTCCCGTTGGTCGCAGAAATAGTTAAAACGCTACGCTTATTTTCCGGCTCCTGTGCGCGGCGTTAAGCAGTTATCTTATGACACTTCATGAAAATCAAGCTCTAATAGAAATATCGTATGGAAGAATGGCTTTGAAAGCTCATTCGATAGAACGAAATTTGGCTATGATTTTAGCTCTGTCAATTGGACAGAATCCTGAGGAATATAATAAATTATTAAAAAGGTATCAAAAATTAACTCTAGGAAAACAGGTCAATTTAGCAAAAGAAAAAAACATTTTTGATGAAGAGCTTTTGTTCGCTTTAAATGATGTTGTAAAAACAAGAAATGAATTAATTCACGATATTGGTGGTTTAGTTGCTGATTCTGCTTTCTCGGATAGGAACTCAAAAGAAATAATTGAATACCTAGCAATTTTTACAGCATTTTTAACTGAAGTATCAAATATATTAAGCCTCGAATTAGAACAAAAATTCGGAAAGGATGTTCTTGATGAGCTTAGAAAAATTGCGGAAGAAGTTGTTCTCAAATGGCATGCATAACAAATTACTCAACCCGACCGCACTAACTCGCGGCAGGTTATTAAACCTTATGTCCTGAACTTAATTATTTGATTTATTTGGTAACATGGTTACAATAATATTGCCTGTTGAATAAAAAGGGATTTAGCCATGAGTCAAGTAATCCGGATTTCTGACAAACTATATGACCGATTAAAAAGTCATGCTGAAGGATTTGATACACCTGCAAATGTAATAGAAAAAATCTTAAATACCTATGAAGCTAAAGGCTTCGAACCTATTAAACAAGTCGAGCAAATAAAAGAAGCCGTTAATCTTGAGATTGACTATTCAGGTTTAAGTGAAGAACAGTTCAAAAAAGAATTAATCAATAGTAAACATTGTTTTGTAACACGTTACTACACAAATGGCTCCCAAGACACTAAGCATTGGAAAGCGAAAAAATTTACTACTGAATCTAGTGTTTCAAGTAATTTACGGTCAGGCCTTTTAAGAGGTTGGCGAGAAAAAGGCATTTTCAAGGCAGAGCTGTTTTTTTGAATAACTTAGTGGTACAAACGAACGCTAATGCACAGTCTTTTATGCGTTACCTAACGGGGACAGCTAATTGAACGTATTTCACCCACAAAAAATTAAGATTTTTCGTATGTGAAGACACGTAGGTTATCAAAATCACATTATAAATTTTAGGAGATAGAATCATGAATCTTAAAAATAAAAAATGGCTTCTACTTCCATTTAGCTTATTAATTGTTTCTTGCTCGTCAGTCACAAAAGTTACGAAAGTAGGAAAAGATACATATACAGTCGGTTCCCAGGTTCGAGGAGGAATGACTAGCTGGGCAGAGGTTAAGCAAATGGCGCTAACTGAAGCGGATGCGTATTGTTCTAGTTTAGGGCAAGAGTTGGTCTCTTCAAACATCGAGACTCATGGAGCTCGTGGCTGGACACCGCAGGAAGCAGAAGTTACTTTTAAATGTGGTTCAAGTAAAGAAGCAACTGTAGAACCATAACAAAGTGATCAAATGCATTCTGACTATTGTAGGCTACGTGAGACAAGCCAACTTCGTTCAATTAGTATTATCAAACCGCAAAGCAGAAAATCTATTCTGGATTTTTACCAGGCCTGGGCGTTTTTTTATGTCTGAAAATCAGCCAAACTTTTCTTGGTTTCCATTACAACTTAATGGCCGAAATGGTATGTTGCAGTTCATTGGCGCGTTGTGACATGGCTTGGCTCAATTGTGCGGATTGATCGGAGAGGGCGGCGTTTTCCTGAGTGAATTGGTCCAGTTGCGATACCGCCTGATTGACTTGTTCGACACTGCTCATTTCCTGAGAGGCGGCCAGGCTGATTTGCGCGACGATGGTCACCAACTCCATAATGGTTTCGTTGATTTCCTGAAAGGAACCGGAGGATTCGTCGGTGAGGTCTTGGCCTTGTTTGACCATTGATAGATTCTGCTCCACCAGTTCTTTGATTTCACTGGACGCGTCGGCGGCTCTTTGTGCCAGCGCGCGCACTTCTCCCGCCACGACGGCAAAGCCGCGACCGTGTTCACCGGCGCGGGCCGATTCCACCGAGGCATTCAACGCCAAGAGGTTGGTTTGAAATGAAATGTTTTCGATTAACTGCACAATGTCGGCGATTTTCTGACTGGCGCCGCTGATTTGATTCATGGCTTCCAACGTCTGTTGCACGATTTGCGAACCGTGGGTGACGTGCGTTTTGGCTTTTTCGCCCAGATCGGTGGCGGTTTTGGCTTCGTCGGCGGTGTTGCGGATGGTGTGCATCAATTGTTCCATGCTGGCGGCGGTTTCTTCAATGGAGGCGGCTTGCTGTTGGGTGCGGGCATTTAAGGTTTGGTTGTCCTGCTCCATGGTTTGGATACTGTCCACCACGGTGTTACTGGTGCTGGCGGTCTGGGTCACAATGTGATGCAGGTTGGTCATGGCTTGGTTGATGTCCTGTTTCAGTGTTTCCAGGTCGCCTTGGTAATCGCCACTGATTTGTTTGGTTAAGTCCCCGTTTGAAAAGGCGTTCATGGTGCGATTGATTTCCGACAGGGCTACATGCAAGGCGGAGACGGACTGGTTCACCACGTCTTTCAAATCATTTAAATCGCCCGGAAGATCGCGCTCGATGCGGTGCGAGAATTGGCCGTTGGCCATGTAGAACATTACTCGGGTGACTTCAGCCAGAGCGCCTTTTAACGTCAGCATGGCGTGCACGCTTTTTTGGACGGTTCGCGTGCCTTGGGGCGTCAGACCGTCGGACAGTTCGTCGAGGTGATCCAACAGGGAAATGTCCACGCCGACCACACCGATGAATTGGTTGTTGTCGATAATCGGCACCGCGAAAGTGGTGAGCAACAGTTCTTTGCCATCGATTTCGTAGACATAAGGTGCGATGGTCTGGTCGGTGCGATGTTGTTTCGGTAAAAGATAAAAATCGCCCAGGCCTGGGACATCGTAGTCCATCAGCGCTTCGACAATCACGTCGTTAGTGTCGGAAAACGCACACACCGGCATGAAGCGTCCGGCGGCATCGTGCCAGTCGCGGTTACGGTGATTGGCGTCTTGCCCGTCAAAGGCATCCGGTTCCCAGGCGCACCAGACGGTGACGTAATTGGGATGGTTTTTCAGGTGGTTTTTCAATAGGTTGATGGCGGTGTCGCGGGAAGCGGATTGACGTTTCAAGGCCAGCAATTCCTGGGCGATTTGCTGCACGAGTCCTTTGGCGTCATCCAAATCCTGGCGTGCGCGTTTGAGGGTCAATTGGCCACCGAAGTCGGCGGTTTGAATGGATTCAATGACCTCGGACATTACGTCGGTGGCGCGGGTGTTCTGGTCCAGGTAGTGTTGTACTTTTTGTTTGACGTCTTCGGGAAGGCGGGTCCATTTGCCGTCATCGAGATTGGACGAACCGGAGGCGAGTTTTTCTATGAAGTCGTCAAACGCGGCGAC
The nucleotide sequence above comes from Hydrogenovibrio thermophilus. Encoded proteins:
- a CDS encoding MFS transporter — protein: MTHATKMPQRTPQDYIDESPIWADGTQVRMSPMTQMQWRIWMLATAGKFFEGMVVFMTGVALPLIVQEFDLGALEKGVIGAAILFGILVGATTLGGLSDKYGRKKLFIIELVLFVFFLAALTISPSFIFLAIALFGAGLALGCDYPTAHLVISESIPSRTRGRLVLGAFGFQAVGALVGTIIGFLVLYLNPEVEAWRWMYAVAIIPALLVIVGRFFINESPHWLLEQGHMAQAEHELGRLLQRTPQYPHSITLSRHPSAEPEEEGVKSKSPFSKLFKKKHRRATIFASVPWFLQDLGTYGIGIFTPIILTATFGHNTVGDDRNIADLVENTLQSAKHAAFLDVLLIIGMLFAIFLTDVVGRIKLQIIGFIGCAIGLILVAFSQSLSGDSKLLLIFVGFMLFNFMTNLGPNAQTYLIAGEVFPTRIRGIGAGFSASFAKIGAVSTAFLFPILLADIGTATLLYILAGTSLLGAWVTWHYRIETRGVNLDRMG
- a CDS encoding chloride channel protein; its protein translation is MKPDEHSQSLLTLSLLAILIGIMGGIASWGFRMLIGLIHNFLFLGEFSPYYDANVHTAASPWGVWIILAPMLGALVVAWLVKNFAPEAKGHGVPEVIYSIHYEGGKIRPVVAIVKSLASSISIGSGGSVGREGPIIQIGAAFASAVAQWVTLPVHQRVTLVAAGAAAGIAATFNAPLGGIVFAVELLLVSISATTLLPVALAVVVATHTGRFLLGMTPAFDIPALQMPTFEQVPFGELMIFIPFGLLMGVVSAFFVRGIYWAEDRFDSMPGNYYTRHVTGMFFVGVIFYLFQHFSGHYYVQGVGYATITDLLNGTLGNPWFLLLLFAAKMLATFLTLGSGASGGVFSPAFFLGGTLGAAIGQFAQMLFPELSIEPAAFALAGMVAMVGSATGAVITATVMTFEMTRDYNAILPIILSAVTAYAVRKRLSPESIYTLKLIRRGQPVPEGLQAAIDVARQVRDVMTPQFRVVSDGDTAQASPQIGLQFQGNRIQGVIPPQVTLPTDASPQPYVVVSPNEGLVEAMHRMNLAEVDYALVSDSAEPYSVESIIGILSADDIARASRKTADLLR
- the cls gene encoding cardiolipin synthase, translating into MQIELQQFWVLFYFVYIFLVLSAVVHMLYQRRSPQNLTVWLLTLLLLPYLGVFLYLIFGSRKVLYKRNKPNIIIPANTDNDTILPGDNRLARQIDRLLIADQIASTTRHNRVEFFDDSCRTFERFMHALQNAQQCIHIETYILELDATGQRILDALIEKARQGVEVRLLMDSIGSFALYRNPKALQALTDAGGHYAFFQPVFKNLFNSQVNLRNHRKIYLFDHHIGFTGGMNLSNDYLGTEADKPINDRWKDLLFRMEGPVLAHYHIVFNEDWFYTTEEKLPLPNQWPKHEAQGELVQAIPSGPDIHKDALFESLLQGLYAAEDDILIVSPYFIPDSSVMNALMIAIKRGVRVTLVTPEKSDHLIFDLGRSSYMRELCEAGGTLHFYKGKMLHAKLVLVDRKALMFGTANLDYRSLFINHELANWVYGEDLIEQTWQWVAELIENSQPYRLSASRGRRLFENFTRIFAPIL
- a CDS encoding molybdopterin-dependent oxidoreductase gives rise to the protein MLFQKGMKAAGVAVLLMGMMAVNAVSAADEKGEMSKVLTVSGAVKKPLTLSLKDLQAMKQSKQVKDIAIVCQSGANKGQMESLTGVPLKTILLEAGLNVSHPKDFRKLAIIAKATDPYWVTYSWGEIFNRQDGDGVMVYYARDGKLLDEKEGQFALMPTGDARTGARQVKWLTHIEVRKLEP
- a CDS encoding GNAT family N-acetyltransferase; translated protein: MYISAEELQEWLNESKSVGKHLLQGYRGAISNMTNDIVSDPRSANNSHIVNSDFSLNPKYMMGFTPYPSQSKFILSCLYVFPEHRGIGLGTHLIYTAQQLVKDKAFIQVAVEEKQIEFLGPFYKKQGFKTTGDRIKDPAGMVYQDYFWASFPLKLERVGRTIIVRW
- a CDS encoding methyl-accepting chemotaxis protein, which codes for MSSFLIAALMINLLFGAGLTALFHTQSDMPLTWSIIPVMLLASGLSLLYFQGRIKAQQKQVFQQWSDDNDNLAKHHPEWHSHLETFRQQHSPVAAFDDFIEKLASGSSNLDDGKWTRLPEDVKQKVQHYLDQNTRATDVMSEVIESIQTADFGGQLTLKRARQDLDDAKGLVQQIAQELLALKRQSASRDTAINLLKNHLKNHPNYVTVWCAWEPDAFDGQDANHRNRDWHDAAGRFMPVCAFSDTNDVIVEALMDYDVPGLGDFYLLPKQHRTDQTIAPYVYEIDGKELLLTTFAVPIIDNNQFIGVVGVDISLLDHLDELSDGLTPQGTRTVQKSVHAMLTLKGALAEVTRVMFYMANGQFSHRIERDLPGDLNDLKDVVNQSVSALHVALSEINRTMNAFSNGDLTKQISGDYQGDLETLKQDINQAMTNLHHIVTQTASTSNTVVDSIQTMEQDNQTLNARTQQQAASIEETAASMEQLMHTIRNTADEAKTATDLGEKAKTHVTHGSQIVQQTLEAMNQISGASQKIADIVQLIENISFQTNLLALNASVESARAGEHGRGFAVVAGEVRALAQRAADASSEIKELVEQNLSMVKQGQDLTDESSGSFQEINETIMELVTIVAQISLAASQEMSSVEQVNQAVSQLDQFTQENAALSDQSAQLSQAMSQRANELQHTISAIKL